Proteins from a single region of Nocardiopsis dassonvillei subsp. dassonvillei DSM 43111:
- a CDS encoding glycosyltransferase, with the protein MHALVATVVHHPEDARILHRQIRALLDAGHSVTYVAPFRECGVTPWSELRSVDVPRSSGRERLASLRAARAVLAEQAPLADLLLFHDPELLMALPSRRPVTVWDVHEDTAAALLTKAWVPRALRRPLGTVVRSFERHAERRMRLMLAEEGYRSRFRLEHPVVPNTTEVPEFPAREPGDDRIVYLGQVSEARGARELVELGRMLRPHGVRLEVIGGADAGVRPLLREAQQEDVLHWYGFVPNDRALRICAGAMAGLSLLHDTPNYRHSMPTKVVEYMAHGLPVVTTPNPMAQELVTGRPEGPSGLVVPFGDVSAAAESVLRLRRDAELRRNLARTGHRIARTSFHWPVQARLFVKRLEAWADEASGGPLAVVPPPRSRQRTPVRD; encoded by the coding sequence ATGCACGCGCTCGTGGCCACGGTGGTGCACCACCCGGAGGACGCACGGATCCTGCACCGGCAGATCCGCGCCCTGTTGGACGCCGGACACAGCGTGACCTATGTGGCGCCGTTCCGCGAGTGCGGGGTGACCCCCTGGTCGGAACTGCGCTCGGTGGACGTGCCGCGCTCCTCGGGGCGCGAGCGGCTCGCCTCGCTGCGCGCCGCCCGCGCGGTGCTCGCCGAGCAGGCGCCCCTGGCCGACCTGCTGCTCTTCCACGACCCCGAACTCCTGATGGCCCTGCCGTCCAGACGCCCGGTGACGGTGTGGGACGTGCACGAGGACACGGCGGCGGCCCTGCTCACCAAGGCGTGGGTGCCCCGGGCGCTGCGGCGTCCGCTGGGCACGGTGGTGCGCTCCTTCGAGCGGCACGCGGAGCGGCGGATGCGGCTGATGCTGGCCGAGGAGGGGTACCGCTCCCGGTTCCGCCTGGAGCACCCGGTGGTGCCCAACACCACCGAGGTGCCGGAGTTCCCGGCGCGCGAGCCGGGCGACGACCGGATCGTGTACCTAGGCCAGGTGTCCGAGGCGCGCGGCGCGCGCGAACTGGTGGAGCTGGGGCGCATGCTGCGCCCGCACGGCGTGCGCCTGGAGGTGATCGGCGGGGCCGACGCCGGGGTGCGGCCGCTGCTGCGCGAGGCCCAGCAGGAGGACGTCCTGCACTGGTACGGGTTCGTGCCCAACGACCGGGCGCTGCGGATCTGCGCGGGCGCCATGGCGGGGCTGAGCCTGCTGCACGACACGCCCAACTACCGGCACTCGATGCCGACCAAGGTCGTGGAGTACATGGCGCACGGCCTGCCGGTGGTGACCACGCCCAACCCGATGGCACAGGAGCTGGTGACCGGCCGTCCGGAGGGCCCGTCGGGCCTGGTGGTGCCGTTCGGGGACGTGTCGGCCGCGGCGGAGTCGGTGCTGCGGCTGCGCCGGGACGCGGAGCTGCGCCGGAACCTGGCGCGCACCGGGCACCGGATCGCGCGGACCTCCTTCCACTGGCCGGTCCAGGCGCGCCTGTTCGTCAAGCGCCTGGAGGCGTGGGCGGACGAGGCCTCCGGCGGGCCGCTGGCCGTCGTGCCGCCCCCGCGGAGTCGCCAGCGCACTCCCGTGCGTGACTGA
- a CDS encoding anti-sigma regulatory factor — protein MSRTSAEPIHVPIRRDTDLTVVRQQVRALAQQTGFGLVQQTKLVTAASELARNTLLHGGGGSTEIRVVHGQAGQGLRVSFVDSGPGIPDVDMALTDGYSTAGGLGMGLSGSKRLVQEFEIENLPEGGTRVTITSWADPYGRGAR, from the coding sequence GTGAGCCGGACCTCCGCGGAACCGATCCACGTGCCCATCCGCAGGGACACCGACCTGACCGTGGTCCGCCAACAGGTGCGCGCCCTGGCACAGCAGACCGGATTCGGCCTGGTCCAGCAGACCAAGCTCGTGACCGCGGCCAGCGAGCTGGCCCGCAACACACTCCTGCACGGCGGGGGCGGGTCCACCGAGATCCGCGTCGTCCACGGCCAGGCGGGACAGGGACTGCGCGTGTCCTTCGTCGACTCCGGGCCGGGAATCCCCGACGTGGACATGGCCCTGACCGACGGCTACTCCACCGCGGGCGGCCTGGGCATGGGCCTGAGCGGCTCCAAACGCCTCGTGCAGGAGTTCGAGATCGAGAACCTCCCCGAGGGAGGGACCAGGGTGACCATCACCTCCTGGGCCGACCCCTACGGGCGCGGAGCCCGATGA
- a CDS encoding nucleotide sugar dehydrogenase → MDAAASNPALVSEQSAGAVSDLVVLGLGYVGLPLAAEAVSAGLKVTGLDVSDRVVDGLNNAVSHVDDLSAEDVRRMLDRGFTATTDPACLAAARTIVICVPTPLSAEGGPDLGAVTSAAEAIAAQLQPGTLVILESTTYPGTTEEVVRPLLEKSGLVAGADFHLAFSPERIDPGNPTFGVANTPKVVGGLTQECGEAAAEFYGAFVNTVVRARGTREAEMAKLLENTYRHVNIALVNEMAIFCQELGVDLWDSIAAAATKPFGFQAFYPGPGVGGHCIPIDPNYLSYKVKTLGYPFRFVELAQEINGRMPSYVIQRAQELLNDSGLALSRSKVLLLGVTYKADIADQRESPARPVARKLAAKGATLTYHDPHVESWQVDGVDVPRSTDLDRALAEADLTILLTDHAEYRPKRLEEYARLLLDTRGVLRRPDPEDSAVPSQVRRHVTREGIEVL, encoded by the coding sequence GTGGATGCCGCAGCCTCCAACCCAGCCCTTGTCTCCGAGCAGTCCGCCGGTGCGGTCAGCGACCTCGTCGTTCTCGGCCTCGGCTACGTCGGCCTGCCGCTGGCGGCCGAGGCCGTGTCCGCCGGCCTGAAGGTCACCGGTCTGGACGTGAGCGACCGCGTCGTCGACGGGCTCAACAACGCCGTCTCGCACGTGGACGACCTCTCCGCGGAGGACGTGCGCCGGATGCTGGACCGCGGTTTCACCGCGACCACCGACCCGGCCTGCCTGGCCGCCGCGCGCACCATCGTGATCTGCGTGCCCACGCCGCTGTCGGCCGAGGGCGGCCCCGACCTGGGCGCGGTGACGTCCGCGGCCGAGGCGATCGCCGCCCAGCTGCAGCCCGGCACCCTGGTCATCCTGGAGTCGACCACCTACCCCGGCACCACCGAGGAGGTGGTCCGCCCGCTGCTGGAGAAGTCCGGCCTGGTCGCGGGCGCCGACTTCCACCTGGCCTTCTCGCCCGAGCGCATCGACCCCGGCAACCCGACCTTCGGCGTGGCCAACACGCCCAAGGTGGTCGGCGGCCTGACGCAGGAGTGCGGCGAGGCGGCGGCGGAGTTCTACGGCGCCTTCGTGAACACGGTGGTGCGGGCGCGCGGCACCCGCGAGGCCGAGATGGCCAAGCTGCTGGAGAACACCTACCGCCACGTCAACATCGCCCTGGTCAACGAGATGGCCATCTTCTGCCAGGAGCTGGGCGTGGACCTGTGGGACTCCATCGCCGCGGCGGCCACCAAGCCGTTCGGCTTCCAGGCCTTCTACCCGGGCCCGGGCGTGGGCGGCCACTGCATCCCCATCGACCCGAACTACCTGTCGTACAAGGTCAAGACCCTCGGCTACCCGTTCCGGTTCGTGGAGCTGGCCCAGGAGATCAACGGCCGCATGCCCTCCTACGTCATCCAGCGGGCGCAGGAGCTGCTCAACGACTCCGGCCTGGCCCTGTCGCGCTCCAAGGTGCTGCTGCTGGGCGTCACCTACAAGGCCGACATCGCCGACCAGCGCGAGTCCCCGGCCCGGCCGGTCGCGCGCAAGCTGGCCGCCAAGGGCGCCACGCTGACCTACCACGACCCGCACGTGGAGTCCTGGCAGGTCGACGGCGTGGACGTGCCCAGGTCCACCGACCTGGACCGCGCCCTGGCCGAGGCCGACCTGACCATCCTGCTCACCGACCACGCCGAGTACCGGCCCAAGCGGCTGGAGGAGTACGCGCGGCTGCTCCTGGACACCCGGGGCGTGCTGCGCCGCCCCGACCCCGAGGACTCCGCGGTCCCCTCGCAGGTGCGGCGCCACGTCACACGGGAGGGCATCGAGGTCCTGTGA
- a CDS encoding PP2C family protein-serine/threonine phosphatase — MTQPLLDLRVRGTVDAARARAAMARVLGAARGGDEAELEFLDGASSSALRAAEPDGPAALAVELSEDGLVLRATVRDGAGENCWESALPLPEPLDPEAAADGGQEEADAELLAAELLRTSERAGRVAAVAAERARELEWHQRELEETNQGVLALHAELAEASDEQRRLLAAERAARDQAEAARNRLTFLSTASARLMTSLNQSEIFARLQDLLVPERADAVEAWLTDEDGGLCASDAREAAVPDTVLLAAARQRPTDALAGEGELALPLLTGSGLLGVLLLRRTDPLDADDEVVLVELARRAAASLDNARRFERERDTAATLQRAMLTELPETPGMELTARYLPATRGMNVGGDWYDVFSRGDGEFIGVVGDVTGHGIHAAVMMGQLRTALRAYALEERSPAVLLERLHRLLGHLEPDLFATAVIVRFRPGDPEVVMAGAGHPPPLWRDGEGRAEAVPLPSGGMLGLPVELSYTDHTVELPPGAALLLYSDGLIERRGESIDDGIARLVEGFGGPPYWRGGPDKAADDLLDAMVKYQDCDDDVCLLVFLAAERDAPRADG, encoded by the coding sequence ATGACGCAACCGCTGCTCGACCTGCGGGTCCGCGGCACGGTCGACGCGGCGCGGGCACGCGCGGCCATGGCACGCGTGCTCGGCGCCGCACGAGGCGGGGACGAGGCCGAACTGGAGTTCCTGGACGGCGCCTCCTCGTCGGCGCTGCGCGCGGCGGAACCCGACGGCCCGGCCGCGCTGGCGGTGGAGCTGTCCGAGGACGGGCTCGTGCTGCGCGCCACCGTCCGCGACGGCGCGGGGGAGAACTGTTGGGAGTCCGCCCTGCCCCTCCCCGAGCCCCTCGACCCGGAGGCCGCGGCGGACGGCGGTCAGGAGGAGGCCGACGCCGAACTCCTGGCGGCGGAGCTGCTGCGCACCTCCGAGCGCGCGGGGAGGGTGGCCGCCGTCGCGGCCGAGCGCGCACGCGAGCTGGAGTGGCACCAGCGCGAGCTGGAGGAGACCAACCAGGGCGTGCTCGCGCTGCACGCCGAACTCGCCGAGGCCAGCGACGAACAGCGCAGGCTCCTGGCGGCCGAGCGGGCGGCCCGGGACCAGGCGGAGGCCGCCCGCAACAGGCTCACGTTCCTCTCCACGGCCAGCGCGAGGCTCATGACCTCCCTGAACCAGTCGGAGATCTTCGCCCGCCTCCAGGACCTGCTCGTGCCCGAGCGCGCCGACGCCGTCGAGGCGTGGCTCACCGACGAGGACGGCGGCCTGTGCGCCTCCGACGCGCGTGAGGCAGCCGTGCCGGACACGGTGCTCCTGGCCGCGGCCCGGCAACGCCCGACGGACGCCCTGGCCGGGGAGGGAGAGCTGGCCCTCCCCCTGCTCACGGGCTCGGGGCTGCTCGGGGTGCTGCTGCTGCGCCGCACCGACCCCCTGGACGCCGACGACGAGGTCGTGCTGGTCGAACTCGCGCGGCGGGCGGCGGCTTCGCTGGACAACGCGCGCCGCTTCGAGCGCGAGCGCGACACGGCGGCCACCCTCCAGCGCGCCATGCTCACCGAGCTGCCCGAGACCCCGGGGATGGAGCTGACGGCCCGCTACCTGCCCGCCACGCGCGGGATGAACGTGGGCGGCGACTGGTACGACGTCTTCTCGCGGGGCGACGGCGAGTTCATCGGCGTGGTCGGCGACGTCACCGGGCACGGCATCCACGCGGCGGTGATGATGGGCCAGCTGCGCACGGCCCTGCGCGCGTACGCGCTGGAGGAGCGCAGCCCGGCCGTGCTGCTGGAACGCCTGCACCGGCTGCTGGGCCACCTCGAACCGGACCTGTTCGCGACCGCGGTCATCGTGCGCTTCCGGCCGGGGGACCCCGAGGTGGTGATGGCCGGGGCCGGGCACCCGCCGCCGCTGTGGCGCGACGGCGAGGGCAGGGCGGAGGCGGTGCCCCTGCCGTCCGGCGGCATGCTCGGCCTGCCGGTGGAGCTGTCCTACACCGACCACACCGTCGAACTGCCCCCGGGCGCCGCGCTGCTGCTGTACAGCGACGGCCTGATCGAGCGGCGCGGGGAGTCCATCGACGACGGGATCGCGCGCCTGGTGGAGGGCTTCGGGGGACCGCCGTACTGGCGGGGCGGCCCGGACAAGGCGGCCGACGACCTGCTGGACGCCATGGTCAAGTACCAGGACTGCGACGACGACGTGTGCCTGCTGGTCTTCCTCGCAGCCGAGCGGGACGCCCCGCGGGCGGACGGGTAG
- a CDS encoding SpoIIE family protein phosphatase codes for MTRVWDLAVTDATHVSDAARTARKAALGIGLDGAAADAAALAASELATNMCRYAGGGRFVAEEAREPWGTARALQILALDHGPGIPDVPRAMEDGFSTSEDSLGAGLGACARAADFFEVQSAPGRGTVAVARFARPADRALFGARAATGGIHVPLGGYKLSGDALAFRSGGALRTVMLADGLGHGEAASEAADVASRFVTGSRGGTPDTLLRGLHEALRRTRGAAVAIVEIDESRGRLTFCGVGNIGARLYRGGRWETLLSQPGIVGAFSLRTPVPARREWSPGDMLILHSDGVPGRWKPEGVEALRGHDAAVVAGAVFRDSGSAARPLRDDTSVAVVTHTARPDGGGR; via the coding sequence ATGACCAGGGTCTGGGACCTGGCGGTCACCGACGCCACGCACGTGTCCGACGCGGCCCGGACCGCCCGCAAGGCCGCGCTCGGCATCGGTCTGGACGGGGCCGCGGCGGACGCCGCGGCCCTCGCCGCGTCCGAACTGGCGACCAACATGTGCAGGTACGCCGGCGGTGGGCGCTTCGTTGCGGAGGAGGCCAGGGAGCCGTGGGGAACGGCCCGGGCCCTGCAGATCCTCGCCCTGGACCACGGCCCCGGGATCCCCGACGTCCCGCGCGCCATGGAGGACGGCTTCTCCACCTCCGAGGACTCCCTGGGGGCGGGGCTCGGCGCCTGCGCGCGCGCCGCCGACTTCTTCGAGGTCCAGAGCGCTCCCGGGAGGGGGACGGTCGCGGTGGCCCGGTTCGCCCGGCCCGCCGACCGCGCGCTGTTCGGCGCCCGCGCGGCCACGGGCGGGATACACGTCCCCCTGGGCGGCTACAAGCTCTCCGGGGACGCCCTGGCCTTCCGCAGCGGCGGAGCCCTGCGCACGGTCATGCTCGCGGACGGACTCGGGCACGGTGAGGCCGCCTCGGAGGCCGCCGACGTGGCCTCGCGCTTCGTGACCGGGAGCCGGGGAGGGACCCCCGACACGCTGTTGCGCGGGCTGCACGAGGCGCTGCGGCGTACGCGCGGGGCGGCCGTGGCGATCGTCGAGATCGACGAGTCCCGGGGCCGCCTCACCTTCTGCGGGGTCGGCAACATCGGCGCGCGCCTGTACCGGGGCGGGCGCTGGGAGACACTGCTCTCCCAACCCGGGATCGTGGGGGCCTTCTCCCTGCGGACGCCGGTCCCGGCCCGGCGGGAGTGGTCCCCGGGCGACATGCTCATCCTGCACAGCGACGGGGTGCCGGGACGCTGGAAACCCGAGGGCGTCGAGGCACTGCGCGGCCACGACGCCGCGGTCGTGGCCGGAGCGGTGTTCCGGGACTCGGGCAGCGCGGCCCGTCCGCTGCGCGACGACACCAGCGTCGCCGTGGTCACGCACACCGCACGCCCTGACGGGGGAGGACGATGA
- a CDS encoding malonic semialdehyde reductase — translation MTDALVLDKAAQDLLFRDARTANSFTDEPVTEEQVRAIHDLVKYGPTAMNNQPLRVTVVRSAEARERLVAHMAGNNAPKTSTAPLTLILSADSDFHEHFPKTFPVAPDARDNFSGMPVEARESMALQNAFLQIGYLVLGVRAAGLAAGPMTGFDAEGVRREFFGEDSTLRPLVVMNVGRPGPDAWFDRLPRLEYDEAFTEI, via the coding sequence ATGACTGACGCGCTGGTACTCGACAAGGCGGCCCAGGACCTGCTCTTCCGGGACGCCCGTACCGCGAACAGCTTCACCGACGAGCCGGTCACCGAGGAGCAGGTCCGCGCGATCCACGACCTGGTCAAGTACGGGCCGACCGCCATGAACAACCAGCCGCTGCGGGTCACCGTGGTGCGTTCGGCCGAGGCCCGCGAGCGCCTCGTGGCGCACATGGCGGGCAACAACGCCCCCAAGACCTCGACGGCGCCGCTCACCCTGATCCTGTCCGCGGACTCCGACTTCCACGAGCACTTCCCGAAGACCTTCCCCGTCGCGCCCGACGCCCGGGACAACTTCTCCGGGATGCCCGTCGAGGCCCGCGAGAGCATGGCCCTGCAGAACGCGTTCCTCCAGATCGGCTACCTGGTCCTGGGCGTGCGCGCCGCAGGTCTGGCGGCAGGGCCGATGACCGGCTTCGACGCCGAGGGCGTGCGCCGCGAGTTCTTCGGCGAGGACTCCACACTGCGGCCCCTGGTGGTCATGAACGTCGGCAGGCCGGGCCCGGACGCGTGGTTCGACCGCCTGCCGCGCCTGGAGTACGACGAGGCCTTCACCGAGATCTGA
- a CDS encoding MarR family transcriptional regulator — protein sequence MEVLWGRGREVASSPVSPPQLKVLFILEEEDGVNLRTVTERLGSTPPSVSRLCDRLQAVGFVTRTPSPNSRRELRLWLSESGRTFLRDLRARREAELHEVIARMPPRKRVMLMEGLVSFREAASRSEERSESSDQPNFRTA from the coding sequence ATGGAAGTGCTCTGGGGGCGCGGCCGTGAGGTCGCCTCCTCACCGGTCTCCCCTCCGCAGCTCAAGGTCCTCTTCATCCTTGAGGAGGAGGACGGTGTGAACCTGCGTACGGTGACCGAGCGCCTGGGTTCCACTCCTCCGTCCGTGAGCAGGCTGTGCGACCGCCTCCAGGCGGTCGGCTTCGTGACCCGGACGCCGAGTCCGAACAGCCGTCGTGAGCTGAGGCTCTGGCTGAGCGAGAGCGGCCGGACCTTCCTGCGCGACCTGAGGGCCCGCAGGGAGGCTGAGCTCCACGAGGTCATCGCCCGCATGCCCCCGCGCAAGCGGGTGATGCTCATGGAAGGGCTCGTGTCCTTCCGCGAGGCGGCGAGCCGCTCCGAGGAACGCTCCGAGAGTTCCGACCAGCCGAACTTCCGCACGGCCTGA
- a CDS encoding PP2C family protein-serine/threonine phosphatase, with protein sequence MAVLRGALSEDYAAVSAELFLADYGLKVLCHVPDPPGECAGEYSVFNSVVGRVFGAQETFVEDSFGSEAVTVHLPVSARGDRLGVLTVELKAADYSAGVLAELGQVASLLGHEILVAERDTDVYRTLRRRDRLTLAAEVQWDLLPGRGFECPEYSIGAQLEPAYSIRGDNFDWSAAPDRLTLGITNGMGEGIDASLLTSLAVNALRNARRSGIPLADQVALADKAVYAHYRGERYLDVLLLGFDLATGEVQAVDAGSPLLYRLRGDRVEQLPFEAQLPMGMAEDTVYTAERFRVEPGDRLVFVSDGVFDAKGPSEEETFGSRALSLAILATRLVPSASVPQEVLRHLAEYRGEHESVDDALVVCLDWRGRSEPE encoded by the coding sequence ATGGCGGTCCTCCGTGGGGCTCTCTCCGAGGACTACGCGGCGGTGTCCGCCGAACTCTTCCTCGCTGACTACGGACTCAAGGTACTCTGCCACGTCCCCGATCCGCCCGGGGAGTGCGCGGGGGAGTACTCCGTCTTCAACAGTGTCGTGGGCAGGGTCTTCGGCGCTCAGGAGACCTTCGTCGAGGACAGCTTCGGCTCCGAGGCCGTCACCGTTCACCTTCCGGTGAGCGCCCGCGGCGACCGCCTGGGCGTGCTCACCGTCGAACTGAAGGCGGCCGACTACTCCGCCGGGGTGCTCGCCGAACTGGGGCAGGTCGCCAGCCTGCTGGGCCACGAGATCCTCGTCGCCGAGCGCGACACCGACGTCTACCGGACGCTGCGCCGCAGGGACCGCCTCACCCTGGCCGCCGAGGTCCAGTGGGACCTGCTGCCGGGCCGGGGATTCGAGTGCCCCGAGTACAGCATCGGCGCCCAGCTGGAGCCGGCCTACTCCATACGCGGCGACAACTTCGACTGGTCGGCCGCGCCGGACCGGCTCACCCTGGGCATCACCAACGGCATGGGCGAGGGCATCGACGCCTCGCTGCTGACCAGCCTGGCGGTCAACGCCCTGCGCAACGCCCGCCGCAGCGGGATCCCGCTGGCCGACCAGGTCGCCCTCGCCGACAAGGCCGTCTACGCCCACTACCGGGGAGAGCGCTACCTGGACGTCCTCCTGCTCGGCTTCGACCTGGCCACCGGCGAGGTGCAGGCGGTCGACGCGGGCTCGCCCCTCCTCTACCGCCTGCGCGGCGACCGCGTCGAGCAGCTGCCCTTCGAGGCCCAGCTGCCCATGGGCATGGCCGAGGACACCGTCTACACCGCGGAGCGCTTCCGGGTCGAGCCGGGCGACCGGCTGGTGTTCGTCAGCGACGGCGTGTTCGACGCCAAGGGGCCGTCCGAGGAGGAGACCTTCGGCAGCCGGGCACTGTCCCTGGCCATCCTGGCCACCAGGCTGGTGCCCAGCGCCTCCGTCCCCCAGGAGGTCCTGCGCCACCTGGCCGAGTACCGCGGTGAGCACGAGTCCGTCGACGACGCGCTGGTGGTATGCCTGGACTGGCGGGGCCGGAGCGAGCCGGAGTAG
- a CDS encoding STAS domain-containing protein, which produces MTDGASDHSGSGARIVSAFLRRRREQIAQRWADLSLFQTVFTVTRDEAVEACHAVVDSLAVVADSGRVDDLEAPGFHPVRDQLVAMTASRTRSGLSIAQVDREVGVLGEAAMELLVADAPETGPDELCDVRIQLVTLFATLRVMVVESMLQENQEIIQRQRQQLLEMATPVVKLWDRLVAVPLIGMLDSARSQVVMENLLEAIVEHKATIAILDITGVSTVDSLVAQHLMKTVASARLMGAECVISGIRPAIAQTIVQLGLDLGPVTTRASLADALEWALERRQRNVRSVKGPES; this is translated from the coding sequence ATGACTGACGGAGCATCCGACCACTCCGGGTCGGGCGCGCGGATCGTGTCCGCCTTCCTCCGGCGCCGCAGGGAGCAGATCGCCCAGCGGTGGGCCGACCTGTCCCTCTTCCAGACGGTGTTCACCGTCACCCGGGACGAGGCCGTCGAGGCCTGCCACGCGGTCGTCGACTCCCTCGCGGTGGTCGCCGACAGCGGACGCGTCGACGACCTGGAGGCCCCGGGCTTCCACCCCGTCCGCGATCAGCTCGTCGCGATGACCGCCTCGCGGACCAGGTCGGGGCTGTCCATCGCCCAGGTCGACCGCGAGGTCGGCGTCCTGGGCGAGGCCGCGATGGAACTGCTGGTCGCGGACGCCCCCGAGACCGGGCCCGACGAGCTGTGCGACGTCCGCATCCAGCTCGTCACGCTGTTCGCCACCCTGCGGGTCATGGTCGTGGAGAGCATGCTCCAGGAGAACCAGGAGATCATCCAGCGCCAGCGCCAGCAGCTCCTGGAGATGGCGACCCCGGTCGTCAAGCTCTGGGACCGCCTCGTCGCCGTGCCGCTCATCGGCATGCTCGACAGCGCGCGCAGCCAGGTGGTGATGGAGAACCTCCTGGAGGCCATCGTCGAGCACAAGGCCACCATCGCCATCCTGGACATCACCGGCGTGTCCACGGTGGACTCGCTCGTGGCGCAGCACCTCATGAAGACCGTCGCCTCGGCGCGGCTCATGGGCGCGGAGTGCGTGATCTCCGGTATCCGCCCCGCCATCGCCCAGACCATCGTCCAACTCGGCCTCGACCTGGGCCCGGTCACCACCCGCGCCAGTCTGGCCGACGCGCTGGAGTGGGCGCTGGAGCGCCGTCAGCGCAACGTGCGGTCCGTCAAGGGCCCCGAGAGCTGA
- a CDS encoding STAS domain-containing protein → MTSPPTIPVLDLGGLLLVSIQGELPDEAAVDLQNDVTAAVADTGSRGLIIDISSLDMVDSFLARVLAEVAASSRLLAARTVLVGMRPAVAITLVELGLTLPGMDTARTVTEAAASFGVTIERKDRPERGAT, encoded by the coding sequence GTGACTAGTCCTCCCACCATCCCGGTCCTCGACCTCGGCGGGTTGCTGCTCGTGAGCATCCAGGGCGAACTCCCCGACGAGGCCGCGGTCGATCTCCAGAACGACGTGACCGCCGCGGTGGCCGACACCGGTTCGCGCGGACTCATCATCGACATCAGCTCGCTCGACATGGTCGACTCCTTCCTCGCACGCGTCCTCGCCGAGGTGGCGGCCTCCTCCCGGCTCCTCGCGGCCAGGACCGTCCTGGTCGGCATGCGCCCGGCGGTGGCCATCACCCTGGTCGAACTGGGCCTGACCCTGCCGGGCATGGACACCGCCCGCACGGTCACCGAGGCGGCGGCCAGCTTCGGGGTCACCATCGAACGGAAGGATCGGCCGGAACGGGGCGCGACGTGA